One Paenisporosarcina sp. FSL H8-0542 genomic region harbors:
- the purK gene encoding 5-(carboxyamino)imidazole ribonucleotide synthase, whose translation MIKTISPGQTIGIIGGGQLGRMMALAAKEAGFKIAVLDPSMESPCGQIADIRIVAPYNDQTALEELADVSDVITYEFENIDYEGLKRLAEYAYIPQGAELVRITQNRITEKAEICQAGVPVADYIVATSIVELKACINEVGFPCIVKTAYGGYDGKGQVKLESEADLILAEPLFNHGACVAEAFVPFVKEISVIVQRNGNGETYCLPVGENIHKDHILHETIVPARVTESILTQATEAAEQIADHLQLVGTLAVEMFVLKDDTIVINELAPRPHNSGHYSIEGSTISQFHQHVRAICGWPLRKPVLHQPTVMVNVLGEHVVPLSNAISKYPDWSIHLYGKEEAKTKRKMGHVTILTNDINQTLQEIEHSGIWSE comes from the coding sequence ATGATTAAAACCATTTCACCAGGACAAACAATTGGAATTATTGGTGGAGGTCAATTAGGTCGAATGATGGCTTTGGCTGCCAAGGAAGCCGGATTCAAAATTGCAGTGCTCGATCCAAGTATGGAATCGCCTTGCGGTCAAATCGCGGATATACGAATTGTTGCACCTTATAATGACCAGACGGCTTTAGAAGAGCTAGCAGATGTCAGTGATGTCATTACGTACGAATTTGAAAATATTGATTATGAAGGACTTAAGCGGTTAGCTGAATATGCTTATATTCCTCAGGGGGCAGAACTTGTCCGTATAACACAAAACCGAATTACAGAAAAAGCTGAAATTTGTCAGGCTGGTGTACCGGTTGCAGACTATATAGTTGCGACAAGTATTGTGGAACTGAAAGCATGTATTAATGAGGTTGGTTTCCCTTGTATCGTCAAAACCGCATACGGCGGTTACGATGGCAAAGGTCAAGTAAAGCTCGAATCGGAAGCCGATTTAATACTGGCGGAACCATTATTCAATCACGGTGCGTGTGTTGCGGAAGCGTTCGTGCCATTCGTTAAAGAAATTTCAGTTATCGTACAGCGTAATGGAAACGGGGAAACCTATTGCCTGCCTGTAGGTGAAAATATTCATAAAGATCATATTTTACACGAAACGATTGTACCTGCTCGTGTAACTGAATCGATTCTGACACAAGCTACAGAAGCGGCAGAACAAATTGCTGATCATTTACAGTTAGTCGGCACTTTGGCAGTTGAAATGTTTGTGCTGAAAGATGACACGATTGTGATTAACGAGTTGGCACCACGTCCTCATAACTCAGGACACTATTCAATAGAAGGTAGTACGATATCACAGTTTCATCAACATGTGCGTGCAATTTGCGGATGGCCTCTAAGGAAGCCTGTCCTGCATCAACCGACTGTCATGGTCAATGTACTTGGAGAACACGTCGTTCCTCTATCGAACGCGATTTCTAAATACCCAGACTGGTCCATTCATCTATACGGCAAAGAAGAAGCGAAAACAAAACGTAAAATGGGGCATGTGACCATTTTGACAAACGATATAAATCAAACGCTACAAGAAATCGAGCATTCCGGCATTTGGTCGGAATAG
- the purQ gene encoding phosphoribosylformylglycinamidine synthase subunit PurQ, which yields MKFAVLVFPGSNCDLDMYHAIKDELGEEAEYVWHDTKDLSGYDGILLPGGFSYGDYLRCGAIAQFSNVMSEVKKAADAGKPVLGICNGFQILTEAGLLPGALLRNKNLKFMCRTVDLTVVNNNTMFTAEYAKDQVIQVPIAHGEGNYSCDEETLASLKANNQIVFTYTNDNPNGSVEDIAGIINERGNVLGMMPHPERAVHELIGGTDGLALFKSIVKQWRESHVSHA from the coding sequence ATGAAATTTGCAGTCCTCGTATTCCCAGGATCGAACTGTGATTTAGATATGTACCATGCAATTAAAGACGAGCTTGGTGAAGAAGCTGAATATGTGTGGCACGATACGAAAGATTTAAGTGGTTATGACGGCATTTTACTACCAGGTGGATTCTCTTATGGAGATTACTTGCGATGTGGTGCAATTGCTCAGTTCTCTAACGTTATGAGTGAAGTGAAAAAAGCAGCTGATGCTGGTAAACCAGTTCTTGGTATTTGTAATGGATTCCAGATTTTAACTGAAGCGGGTTTACTTCCTGGTGCTTTGCTACGCAATAAAAACTTGAAATTTATGTGTCGTACCGTTGATTTGACAGTCGTCAATAACAACACCATGTTTACAGCTGAATATGCAAAAGACCAAGTGATTCAAGTTCCAATCGCGCACGGCGAAGGAAACTATAGTTGTGATGAAGAAACACTTGCTTCATTAAAAGCAAACAATCAAATTGTTTTCACTTATACGAACGACAATCCAAATGGCAGTGTTGAAGACATTGCAGGGATTATCAACGAACGAGGTAATGTCTTGGGTATGATGCCACATCCAGAGCGTGCAGTGCACGAACTAATTGGTGGTACAGACGGATTAGCGTTATTCAAATCTATCGTTAAACAGTGGAGGGAATCTCATGTCAGTCATGCTTGA
- the purS gene encoding phosphoribosylformylglycinamidine synthase subunit PurS, translated as MKKVKIYVTLRESVLDPQGSAVMGALHTMGYNEVADVRIGKYLEIQVDDSEKELDVVVKEMCEKLLTNTVIEDYRYDVEEAVSK; from the coding sequence ATGAAAAAAGTAAAAATCTATGTAACGCTTCGCGAAAGTGTATTAGACCCACAAGGTTCGGCCGTAATGGGAGCTCTGCATACAATGGGCTATAACGAAGTTGCAGATGTTCGTATTGGAAAGTACTTAGAAATTCAAGTGGATGATTCTGAAAAAGAGCTAGACGTGGTAGTTAAAGAGATGTGTGAAAAATTATTAACGAACACAGTGATTGAAGATTATAGGTACGATGTCGAGGAGGCTGTAAGCAAATGA
- the purL gene encoding phosphoribosylformylglycinamidine synthase subunit PurL: MSVMLEPNPQQIKEQKLYAQMGLSDSEFEMVENILGRQPNYTETGLFSVMWSEHCSYKNSKPILRKFPTTGPRVLQGPGEGAGIVDIGDGQAVVFKMESHNHPSAIEPFQGAATGVGGIIRDVFSMGARPIAMLNSLRFGELTSPRVRYLFEEVVAGIAGYGNCIGIPTVGGEVQFDDCYAGNPLVNAMCVGLINHEDIQKGVASGVGNTVMYVGAKTGRDGIHGATFASEELSETSEEKRPAVQVGDPFMEKLLLEACLELVKSDALVGIQDMGAAGLTSSSAEMASKAGFGVEMNLDLIPQRESGMTAYEMMLSESQERMLIVVKKGREAEIVELFEKYDLDAVAVGHVTDDKMLRLLHKGEVVADVPADALAEEAPVYHKPSSVPAYYTEYQAMENAEPQVADYKETLINLLKQPTIASKEWVYDQYDYQVRTSTVVAPGSDAAVVRVRGTNKGLAMTTDCNSRYIYLDPETGGKIAVAEAARNVVCSGAKPLAITDCLNFGNPEKPEIFWQLEKSADGMAAACLALESPVIGGNVSLYNERSGVAVYPTPTIGLVGLVEDLSHVTTQDVKEAGDLVYVIGETMTEFGGSELQKMVEGRIFGQAPSIDLDVEVTRQNALLQAIQSGFVASAHDIAEGGFAVALAEKTFGVQNLGVDVTISGSATTALFSESQSRFIVTVKPQHAAAFEEIVKDAVNIGTVTSDTSVIIRNEHGEEWVSGTVEEFRSAWKGAIPCLLNSED; this comes from the coding sequence ATGTCAGTCATGCTTGAACCAAATCCTCAGCAAATTAAAGAACAGAAACTATATGCTCAAATGGGTTTATCTGATTCAGAGTTTGAGATGGTCGAAAACATTTTAGGACGTCAACCGAACTATACGGAAACAGGATTGTTTTCAGTTATGTGGTCGGAGCATTGTTCTTATAAAAACTCGAAACCAATCTTACGTAAGTTCCCAACGACTGGTCCTCGCGTACTTCAAGGTCCTGGTGAAGGAGCTGGAATCGTGGATATCGGGGATGGACAAGCTGTGGTTTTCAAAATGGAATCACATAATCATCCATCTGCGATCGAGCCTTTCCAAGGAGCTGCAACTGGTGTTGGCGGAATCATCCGTGACGTTTTCTCAATGGGAGCCCGTCCGATTGCGATGCTGAACTCATTGCGCTTTGGGGAATTGACAAGTCCACGCGTTCGTTATTTGTTTGAAGAAGTGGTTGCAGGAATTGCAGGCTACGGGAACTGCATCGGCATCCCGACAGTAGGTGGAGAAGTTCAGTTTGACGACTGCTATGCAGGAAACCCATTGGTAAACGCAATGTGTGTGGGATTGATCAATCATGAAGATATTCAAAAAGGTGTCGCTTCTGGTGTTGGCAATACCGTTATGTATGTAGGGGCAAAAACAGGTCGCGACGGAATTCATGGAGCGACATTCGCATCGGAAGAGTTAAGTGAAACTTCTGAAGAAAAACGTCCGGCCGTTCAAGTAGGCGACCCTTTCATGGAAAAACTTTTGCTTGAAGCATGTTTGGAGCTTGTAAAATCTGACGCCCTTGTAGGAATTCAAGACATGGGTGCTGCAGGATTAACTTCTTCATCAGCTGAAATGGCTTCCAAAGCTGGCTTCGGTGTAGAGATGAATCTGGATTTAATTCCTCAACGTGAATCAGGAATGACAGCTTACGAAATGATGTTGTCAGAATCACAGGAACGTATGTTGATTGTCGTGAAAAAAGGACGCGAAGCGGAAATCGTGGAGCTCTTTGAAAAATATGATTTAGATGCAGTCGCTGTCGGTCATGTAACAGACGATAAAATGCTTCGTTTGCTTCATAAAGGTGAAGTCGTAGCAGACGTCCCGGCAGATGCGTTGGCTGAAGAAGCACCGGTTTATCATAAACCATCAAGTGTGCCTGCTTATTACACAGAATATCAAGCGATGGAAAATGCAGAACCTCAAGTCGCTGACTATAAAGAAACGCTGATTAATTTATTGAAACAACCAACCATTGCTTCGAAGGAATGGGTTTATGATCAATACGATTATCAAGTACGTACGAGTACAGTAGTTGCACCAGGTTCGGATGCAGCAGTCGTTCGAGTTCGAGGAACAAACAAAGGACTTGCGATGACGACAGACTGTAACTCACGCTACATTTATCTAGATCCGGAAACTGGCGGGAAAATCGCGGTTGCGGAAGCGGCACGTAACGTTGTTTGTTCAGGAGCTAAACCTTTGGCGATTACGGATTGTCTAAACTTCGGAAATCCAGAAAAACCAGAGATTTTCTGGCAATTGGAGAAATCGGCTGATGGGATGGCTGCGGCGTGTTTGGCACTTGAGTCTCCTGTTATCGGCGGTAACGTATCACTTTACAACGAGCGCAGTGGAGTAGCTGTTTATCCAACACCTACGATCGGCTTGGTTGGATTAGTTGAAGATTTATCACATGTAACAACACAAGATGTGAAAGAAGCTGGTGACTTGGTTTACGTGATCGGTGAAACGATGACTGAGTTTGGTGGCAGTGAACTTCAAAAAATGGTGGAAGGTCGCATTTTTGGCCAAGCACCTTCAATTGATTTAGATGTGGAAGTAACTCGTCAAAACGCTTTGTTGCAAGCAATTCAATCAGGCTTTGTGGCATCAGCTCACGATATTGCAGAAGGTGGCTTCGCCGTTGCATTGGCTGAAAAAACTTTCGGAGTACAAAACCTTGGTGTGGACGTAACTATTTCAGGTTCGGCTACCACAGCTTTATTCAGTGAATCACAATCTCGCTTCATCGTGACAGTGAAACCACAACATGCGGCAGCGTTCGAAGAAATCGTAAAAGATGCAGTGAACATTGGAACGGTTACATCAGATACGTCCGTCATCATTCGTAATGAACATGGCGAAGAGTGGGTGTCAGGAACTGTTGAGGAGTTCCGATCTGCTTGGAAAGGAGCAATTCCATGCTTGCTGAACTCAGAGGATTAA
- the purC gene encoding phosphoribosylaminoimidazolesuccinocarboxamide synthase: protein MEKGQLLYEGKAKRLYTTDKEDILFVEYKDSATAFNGEKKAEIAGKGTLNNQITSLLFEKLKAAGIDSHFVEQLSDHEQLVKKVDIIPIEVVVRQVAAGSLAKRLGLDEGVELARPIVEFYYKDDELGDPLITEEHIELLNIASKEEVQALYDKGLQVNEILTQFFKEIGVILVDFKLEFGRDNEGNVLLADEISPDTCRLWDEKTKQKLDKDVFRRELGQLTDAYEIILSRLGGITQ from the coding sequence GTGGAAAAAGGTCAGCTTTTGTATGAAGGTAAGGCGAAACGATTATATACAACAGACAAAGAAGATATTCTTTTTGTGGAATACAAGGATAGTGCAACTGCGTTTAACGGAGAAAAGAAAGCTGAAATCGCAGGAAAAGGTACGTTGAATAACCAAATCACATCTTTACTGTTTGAAAAATTGAAAGCTGCAGGTATTGATTCTCATTTCGTTGAGCAATTATCCGATCATGAGCAATTAGTGAAAAAAGTTGACATCATTCCAATCGAAGTCGTGGTTCGCCAGGTCGCAGCGGGCAGTTTAGCTAAGCGCCTCGGACTGGATGAAGGAGTAGAACTCGCACGCCCTATCGTCGAGTTCTACTACAAAGACGACGAACTTGGTGATCCCCTCATTACTGAAGAGCACATCGAGCTTTTGAACATCGCTTCTAAAGAAGAAGTACAAGCTCTTTATGATAAGGGATTACAAGTAAATGAGATATTGACGCAATTCTTCAAAGAAATCGGTGTTATTTTAGTTGATTTCAAACTAGAATTTGGCCGGGACAATGAAGGCAATGTATTGCTAGCTGATGAAATTTCACCTGATACGTGCCGCTTATGGGACGAAAAAACAAAACAAAAGCTGGACAAAGACGTGTTCCGCAGAGAATTAGGTCAATTAACGGACGCATACGAAATCATACTATCCCGTCTAGGAGGAATCACACAATGA
- the purM gene encoding phosphoribosylformylglycinamidine cyclo-ligase: MSKAYEQAGVSIEAGYEAVKRMKSHVDRTARKGIMGAFGGFGGMFDLSSLNYKEPVLISGTDGVGTKLKLAFMTDQHDTIGIDCVAMCVNDIVAQGAEPLFFLDYLAVGQAKPEKIEQIVKGVADGCVQAGAALIGGETAEMPGLYEEDEYDVAGFAVGVAEKSNIVTGEKIQPGDVLVGLASSGIHSNGFSLVRKIVFADQGYEIDSLVAGYEHLGRIGKALLKPTKIYTKPVLAIHEQLDVHGMAHVTGGGFYENLPRMMPAGLGVEIKLGSWPVLPVFSMLKEKGSLEDRDLYNVFNMGIGFVIALPEEQAQQAIRLSVENGENAYVIGRVVAGEGVQFNGTHDGSLNDEQ, translated from the coding sequence ATGTCAAAGGCATATGAACAAGCTGGCGTAAGTATTGAAGCGGGTTACGAGGCTGTAAAGCGAATGAAATCTCATGTAGATCGTACAGCACGTAAAGGCATAATGGGGGCATTCGGTGGTTTCGGTGGGATGTTTGACCTGTCATCACTCAACTACAAAGAACCTGTTTTAATCTCGGGGACAGATGGCGTAGGGACTAAATTGAAATTGGCGTTTATGACCGATCAACACGATACAATCGGCATCGATTGCGTGGCAATGTGTGTCAATGATATCGTGGCTCAAGGTGCCGAACCTTTATTTTTCCTAGATTATTTAGCTGTTGGACAAGCAAAGCCTGAAAAGATTGAGCAAATTGTCAAAGGTGTAGCAGATGGTTGTGTGCAAGCTGGAGCCGCACTTATCGGTGGAGAAACAGCGGAAATGCCTGGTCTTTATGAAGAAGATGAGTACGATGTTGCTGGGTTTGCCGTAGGGGTAGCTGAGAAATCGAATATCGTAACAGGTGAAAAGATTCAACCGGGTGATGTCCTTGTTGGACTTGCTAGCAGTGGTATCCATTCAAATGGTTTTTCACTTGTGCGTAAAATTGTCTTTGCCGATCAAGGGTATGAAATAGATTCCTTAGTTGCAGGCTACGAACATTTGGGCCGTATTGGGAAAGCATTATTAAAACCGACAAAAATTTATACTAAACCGGTTCTTGCCATTCATGAACAGCTGGACGTGCACGGCATGGCACACGTAACAGGTGGAGGTTTTTATGAAAACCTGCCCCGCATGATGCCCGCAGGTCTTGGTGTCGAAATCAAACTGGGCTCATGGCCAGTATTACCGGTGTTTTCAATGTTGAAAGAAAAAGGGTCTCTGGAAGACCGTGATTTGTATAATGTTTTCAATATGGGCATTGGTTTCGTCATTGCTCTTCCTGAAGAACAAGCGCAACAAGCCATTCGACTATCAGTAGAAAACGGTGAAAATGCGTACGTGATTGGTCGTGTCGTAGCAGGTGAAGGTGTTCAATTTAATGGAACTCATGACGGGAGCCTGAACGATGAACAGTAA
- the purB gene encoding adenylosuccinate lyase: MIERYTRPEMGAIWTEQNKYQAWLEVEILACEAWAELGDIPKEDVAKIRANASFDINRILEIEEETRHDVVAFTRAVSETLGDERKWVHYGLTSTDVVDTALSYIIKQANEILRKDLNNFVEILANKAKEHKFTVMMGRTHGVHAEPTTFGLKLALWHEEMKRNVERFEAAAKSIETGKMSGAVGTYANIDPFVEKYVCENLGIEASKISTQTLQRDRHAQYMSTLALIATSVEKFATEIRGLQKSETREVEESFAKGQKGSSAMPHKRNPIGSENMTGLARLIRGYMLTAYENVSLWHERDISHSSAERVILPDATIALNYMLNRFGNIVKNLTVFPNNMKRNMDSTLGLIYSQRVLLALIDKGMAREEAYDTVQPCAMEAWENQIAFRGVVEQNETITSQLSKEELDDCFDYNYHIQHVDMIFERLGLN; the protein is encoded by the coding sequence ATGATAGAACGTTATACTCGCCCTGAAATGGGAGCAATTTGGACGGAACAAAACAAATACCAAGCATGGTTGGAAGTTGAGATTTTGGCATGTGAAGCATGGGCTGAACTTGGCGATATTCCAAAAGAAGACGTAGCGAAAATTCGTGCTAATGCTTCATTTGATATTAATCGCATTTTAGAAATTGAAGAAGAAACGCGTCATGATGTTGTTGCTTTCACTCGTGCAGTATCTGAAACACTTGGCGATGAGCGTAAATGGGTACATTACGGACTGACTTCAACGGATGTAGTTGATACAGCTCTTTCTTACATCATCAAGCAAGCAAATGAAATCCTTCGTAAAGATTTGAACAATTTCGTTGAAATCTTGGCCAATAAAGCAAAAGAACATAAATTCACGGTCATGATGGGACGTACGCATGGTGTTCACGCGGAGCCAACGACATTCGGCTTGAAACTTGCCTTATGGCATGAAGAAATGAAGCGTAACGTAGAACGTTTTGAAGCAGCTGCAAAATCAATTGAAACAGGCAAAATGTCTGGTGCAGTTGGAACATACGCAAACATCGATCCATTTGTAGAGAAATATGTTTGTGAAAACTTAGGAATCGAAGCATCAAAAATCTCGACACAAACATTGCAACGTGACCGCCATGCACAATACATGAGCACACTGGCATTGATTGCAACGTCTGTAGAGAAGTTTGCAACAGAAATTCGTGGTCTGCAAAAATCAGAAACACGTGAAGTGGAAGAATCATTTGCAAAAGGTCAAAAAGGATCATCTGCTATGCCACATAAACGTAACCCGATTGGTTCTGAAAACATGACTGGTCTTGCACGATTAATTCGCGGATATATGTTGACTGCTTATGAAAATGTGTCTTTGTGGCATGAACGTGATATTTCACATTCTTCAGCTGAGCGTGTCATCTTACCGGATGCGACAATCGCTTTAAACTACATGCTAAATCGTTTCGGAAACATCGTAAAAAACTTGACGGTATTCCCAAACAATATGAAACGCAACATGGACAGCACACTCGGTTTGATTTACTCACAACGCGTTCTTCTTGCTTTGATTGACAAAGGAATGGCTCGTGAAGAAGCGTATGATACAGTTCAACCTTGTGCGATGGAAGCTTGGGAAAACCAAATTGCTTTCCGTGGTGTCGTTGAACAGAACGAAACCATTACTTCTCAATTGTCTAAAGAAGAATTGGACGATTGCTTTGACTATAACTACCATATCCAACATGTCGATATGATTTTCGAACGTCTCGGACTAAACTAA
- the purN gene encoding phosphoribosylglycinamide formyltransferase has protein sequence MNSKPKVAIFASGSGSNFQVIVDAARAGQLHADIVAVVTDKPQAFVVERAKTAGVNVVAFRPSDFGSKVEYEEAILQELKELQVEWLVLAGYMRLIGDTLLNAFTNRIVNIHPSLLPSFPGKDAIGQALVHGVKVTGVTVHYVDAGMDTGPILSQQAVEVVEGDREKTEQLIHAVEHELYTKTLHQLFSR, from the coding sequence ATGAACAGTAAGCCAAAGGTGGCGATTTTTGCTTCCGGCAGTGGAAGTAATTTTCAAGTCATCGTGGACGCAGCAAGAGCTGGTCAGTTACATGCTGACATCGTGGCTGTCGTTACAGATAAGCCACAAGCTTTTGTGGTGGAACGAGCTAAAACAGCTGGTGTAAACGTTGTGGCTTTCCGACCGTCAGATTTTGGGTCGAAAGTTGAATATGAAGAAGCCATCTTACAGGAACTGAAGGAGCTTCAGGTAGAATGGTTGGTGTTGGCTGGTTATATGCGTTTAATCGGCGATACATTGCTGAATGCCTTTACGAACCGCATCGTCAACATCCATCCGTCACTATTGCCTTCATTTCCTGGCAAAGATGCCATCGGTCAAGCTTTGGTACATGGCGTCAAAGTAACCGGCGTGACCGTACATTATGTAGATGCAGGGATGGACACGGGCCCAATTCTGTCGCAACAAGCGGTTGAAGTAGTAGAGGGTGACCGTGAGAAAACAGAACAACTTATACATGCGGTCGAACATGAACTCTATACAAAAACGTTGCATCAATTATTTAGCCGGTAG
- the purF gene encoding amidophosphoribosyltransferase yields MLAELRGLNEECGVFGIWGDPNAAQIAYYGLHALQHRGQEGAGIVVTDGHSLQAVKGEGLVNEVFSAGKLDHLQGYGAVGHVRYATAGGGGIENVQPLLFRSTTGSLAIAHNGNLVNANHLKQHLERQGSIFQTSSDTEVLAHLIKKSGYSTFEKRAKNALSLLKGAFAFVMMTEDEMIVANDPNGLRPLSLGKLGDAWVVASETCAFDIIGAECIRSVEPGEFLIINNEGLRVERFAFPAKRSICTMEYVYFSRPDSDIDGINVHMARKRLGKELAKEIQIDADVVTGVPDSSISAAIGFSEVTGIPYELGLIKNRYVGRTFIQPSQDLRERGVKMKLSPVRQVVNGKRVVMVDDSIVRGTTSRRIVTMLKEAGATEVHVVISSPPMKSPCFYGIDTSSSEELIASNNSIEEIRELIGADSLTFLSVEGLVRAIGRTDEGPEAGHCLACFTGNYPTEIYPDTILPHQKELAR; encoded by the coding sequence ATGCTTGCTGAACTCAGAGGATTAAACGAAGAGTGTGGCGTTTTTGGAATTTGGGGTGACCCAAATGCAGCACAGATTGCGTATTACGGATTGCATGCACTTCAACATCGTGGACAGGAAGGAGCGGGGATTGTCGTAACGGATGGTCATTCGCTTCAAGCAGTCAAAGGAGAAGGGCTTGTTAATGAAGTATTCAGTGCAGGCAAGCTTGATCATTTGCAAGGCTATGGTGCGGTAGGACATGTACGTTATGCAACTGCAGGCGGTGGAGGTATTGAAAATGTGCAACCTCTTTTATTCCGCTCGACAACTGGCAGTCTTGCGATTGCCCATAATGGCAATCTCGTAAATGCGAACCATTTAAAACAACACTTAGAGCGTCAAGGAAGCATCTTCCAGACCTCTTCAGATACAGAAGTATTGGCTCATTTAATTAAAAAAAGTGGCTATTCGACGTTTGAAAAACGCGCGAAGAATGCATTATCCCTACTTAAAGGTGCTTTTGCCTTCGTCATGATGACGGAAGACGAGATGATTGTCGCAAACGATCCGAACGGTTTGCGCCCATTGTCTTTAGGAAAACTGGGTGATGCCTGGGTAGTTGCTTCGGAAACTTGTGCATTCGATATCATTGGTGCCGAATGTATCCGTTCTGTGGAACCAGGTGAGTTTTTGATTATCAATAATGAAGGATTACGTGTTGAACGCTTTGCATTCCCTGCAAAACGCTCGATTTGTACAATGGAGTACGTTTACTTCTCACGTCCCGATTCGGATATAGATGGCATTAACGTTCATATGGCACGTAAGCGTTTAGGGAAAGAACTGGCAAAAGAAATACAAATTGATGCAGATGTCGTAACAGGTGTACCTGACTCGAGTATTTCGGCTGCCATCGGATTTTCTGAAGTTACGGGAATTCCGTATGAATTAGGATTGATCAAAAATAGATATGTCGGTCGTACTTTCATCCAACCTTCACAGGACTTGCGTGAACGTGGTGTGAAAATGAAGCTGTCGCCAGTTCGCCAAGTGGTAAACGGCAAGCGTGTTGTTATGGTCGATGATTCAATCGTCCGTGGTACGACATCTAGACGTATTGTAACGATGTTAAAAGAAGCGGGAGCAACGGAAGTGCATGTTGTCATTAGTTCTCCGCCTATGAAAAGTCCATGTTTCTACGGGATAGATACGAGTTCAAGTGAAGAACTAATTGCATCCAACAATAGCATTGAAGAAATAAGAGAATTGATTGGGGCAGATTCACTTACTTTCCTGTCAGTTGAAGGATTGGTTCGTGCAATCGGAAGAACGGATGAAGGTCCTGAAGCGGGACATTGTCTTGCTTGCTTTACAGGGAATTATCCGACTGAAATATACCCGGATACCATTTTACCGCACCAAAAAGAATTGGCTCGCTAG